In the Bos indicus x Bos taurus breed Angus x Brahman F1 hybrid chromosome 20, Bos_hybrid_MaternalHap_v2.0, whole genome shotgun sequence genome, one interval contains:
- the RETREG1 gene encoding reticulophagy regulator 1 isoform X2, translated as MPEGEDFGPGKSWEVINSKPDERPGFSHCLAESWMNFSIFLQEMSVFKQQSPGKFCLLVCSVCTFFTILGSYIPGVILSYLLLLCAFLCPLFKCNDIGQKIYSKIKSCLLKLDFGIREYINQKKRERSEADKEKSHKDDSELDFSALCPKISLTTAAKELSVSDTDVSEVSWTDNGTFNLSEGYTPQTDTSDDLDRPSEEVFSRDLSDFPSLENGTGTNDEDELSLGLPTELKRKKEQLDGGPRRSTEKKSAAGLSLPLSSDQTLHLMSDLAGDVITAAVTAAVKDQLAGVRQALSQAAPSLGEDTDTEEGDDFELLDQSELDQIESELGLSQDQEAEAQQNKKSSGFLSNLLGGH; from the exons ctGGGAAGTTATCAATTCTAAACCGGATGAAAGACCCGGGTTCAGCCACTGTCTTGCAGAATCATGGATGAATTTCAGCATATTTCTTCAAGAAATGTCTGTGTTTAAACAGCAGAGCCCTGGCAAG TTTTGTCTCCTGGTCTGCAGCGTGTGCACCTTTTTTACCATCTTGGGAAGTTACATTCCTGGGGTTATACTCAGCTATCTACTGT TGCTGTGTGCATTTTTGTGTCCACTGTTCAAGTGTAATGATATTGGACAAAAAATATACAGCAAAATCAAGTCATGTCTCCTGAAACTAGATTTTGGAATCAGAGAATATATTAACCAGAAGAAACGTGAGAGATCTG AAGCAgataaagaaaaaagtcacaaagatGACAGTGAATTAGACTTTTCAGCTCTTTGTCCTAAG ATTAGCCTCACCACTGCTGCCAAAGAATTGTCTGTGTCTGACACCGATGTGTCTGAGGTCTCCTGGACAGACAATGGGACCTTCAACCTCTCAGAAGGATACACTCCACAGACAGACACTTCTGATG ACCTTGACCGACCTAGTGAGGAAGTTTTCTCTCGAGACCTTTCAGATTTTCCATCGCTAGAAAATGGCACGGGAACAAACGATGAAGATGAATTGAGCCTTGGCCTGCCCACTGAGCTCAAGAGAAAAAAGGAGCAGTTGGACGGCGGTCCCAGACGGAGCACGGAGAAGAAGTCAGCAGCTGGTCTCAGCCTTCCTCTGAGCAGTGACCAGACGCTGCACCTGATGAGCGACCTGGCTGGGGACGTCATCACGGCCGCGGTGACCGCCGCGGTCAAAGACCAGTTGGCAGGCGTGCGCCAAGCGCTGTCTCAGGCTGCTCCCAGCCTGGGGGAGGACACAGACACGGAGGAGGGCGATGACTTTGAACTCCTGGACCAGTCAGAGCTTGATCAAATTGAGAGTGAATTGGGACTGTCACAAGACCAGGAAGCAGAAGCCCAGCAAAATAAGAAGTCTTCAGGTTTCCTTTCAAATCTGCTCGGAGGCCATTAG
- the RETREG1 gene encoding reticulophagy regulator 1 isoform X3: MCWEVINSKPDERPGFSHCLAESWMNFSIFLQEMSVFKQQSPGKFCLLVCSVCTFFTILGSYIPGVILSYLLLLCAFLCPLFKCNDIGQKIYSKIKSCLLKLDFGIREYINQKKRERSEADKEKSHKDDSELDFSALCPKISLTTAAKELSVSDTDVSEVSWTDNGTFNLSEGYTPQTDTSDDLDRPSEEVFSRDLSDFPSLENGTGTNDEDELSLGLPTELKRKKEQLDGGPRRSTEKKSAAGLSLPLSSDQTLHLMSDLAGDVITAAVTAAVKDQLAGVRQALSQAAPSLGEDTDTEEGDDFELLDQSELDQIESELGLSQDQEAEAQQNKKSSGFLSNLLGGH, encoded by the exons ctGGGAAGTTATCAATTCTAAACCGGATGAAAGACCCGGGTTCAGCCACTGTCTTGCAGAATCATGGATGAATTTCAGCATATTTCTTCAAGAAATGTCTGTGTTTAAACAGCAGAGCCCTGGCAAG TTTTGTCTCCTGGTCTGCAGCGTGTGCACCTTTTTTACCATCTTGGGAAGTTACATTCCTGGGGTTATACTCAGCTATCTACTGT TGCTGTGTGCATTTTTGTGTCCACTGTTCAAGTGTAATGATATTGGACAAAAAATATACAGCAAAATCAAGTCATGTCTCCTGAAACTAGATTTTGGAATCAGAGAATATATTAACCAGAAGAAACGTGAGAGATCTG AAGCAgataaagaaaaaagtcacaaagatGACAGTGAATTAGACTTTTCAGCTCTTTGTCCTAAG ATTAGCCTCACCACTGCTGCCAAAGAATTGTCTGTGTCTGACACCGATGTGTCTGAGGTCTCCTGGACAGACAATGGGACCTTCAACCTCTCAGAAGGATACACTCCACAGACAGACACTTCTGATG ACCTTGACCGACCTAGTGAGGAAGTTTTCTCTCGAGACCTTTCAGATTTTCCATCGCTAGAAAATGGCACGGGAACAAACGATGAAGATGAATTGAGCCTTGGCCTGCCCACTGAGCTCAAGAGAAAAAAGGAGCAGTTGGACGGCGGTCCCAGACGGAGCACGGAGAAGAAGTCAGCAGCTGGTCTCAGCCTTCCTCTGAGCAGTGACCAGACGCTGCACCTGATGAGCGACCTGGCTGGGGACGTCATCACGGCCGCGGTGACCGCCGCGGTCAAAGACCAGTTGGCAGGCGTGCGCCAAGCGCTGTCTCAGGCTGCTCCCAGCCTGGGGGAGGACACAGACACGGAGGAGGGCGATGACTTTGAACTCCTGGACCAGTCAGAGCTTGATCAAATTGAGAGTGAATTGGGACTGTCACAAGACCAGGAAGCAGAAGCCCAGCAAAATAAGAAGTCTTCAGGTTTCCTTTCAAATCTGCTCGGAGGCCATTAG